Within Seriola aureovittata isolate HTS-2021-v1 ecotype China chromosome 12, ASM2101889v1, whole genome shotgun sequence, the genomic segment tgaaataagtaaaaaaaaaaaaaaaagagagattggTAAAACATCACGTAAACGACCGAAACCATCATCTATCTGCACAAAACCAAAACGTCAAATATCTGATCACTAAACTGTTTAAGATCAATATATGATAATCGTATGAATGTTACTTTAAGTCAGTTTACAATGTGTAGATTTGATGAATGAAAGACATGTAAACTGAGACGTGTGGTAGTTTTTGAATGCTGCTAACTCGCTGTGTGAATAGAAACAACTACAAACTGCTGTTTGGATCTggagtctcagtctcagtgaCCACACGTGAGTTCATGTTGTATTTACTCaaataacatttataataaCCACCGTTGTTATAAATTGTTGTTTCAAAagttaaacacttaaaaatgtatttctcctGTTCAAAGTCAGTATtagatatattttattaaatcataTATTTTCCAATTAGTCTTTTGATTGTTTTACTTCAGACGCtgcattttgacttttttaaacttacaaagataaaataaaacatttggcTTTTACTGAATAAAAGCCAACTCTGGTTAAACATGTGTAAACAGAAATATGAAACTTgtaaactcactcactcagtcactcagtcagttgCTGGTGTTTTTGCTACCagataaatctgtgtgtgaataACATCAGGACTGTGTTTGGATCTGGAATTAAACTTATTATCACGACAAGTGAGTGTGAGACTTGATCATTAAGTAAagatttaattcatattttaatgtaatatcACATGTTGGTgtaaaaatagtttttgtgacatttcaaagtaaatttaTTACGTGTGACGCGTCACTAAAACTGAAGCTGTCTCTTTTTAAACTAATGAACATGATCTAAATTCTGCCAGAGAGAAGAGTCATTGATCTTCATCTCGTCATGTTGATTAAAGTACAAATATCTTCTCATGTCTCGTGTTTCaggcgtaaaaaaaaaaaaagctttgaaacTAAAgtgatgttaatgtttttatatttaagatCCTCCTCATGTAGCAGATCGAAGTTCATTGTGTCTTCAGAACTTAAACAAGTGGTAATTGTCCAACAACACAACGATGTGTGACACAGCTCGGAAACAAACTCTTGTTTGGGGCTGGAACTAAACTTCAGGTAGAAAAAAGTGAGTTAACAAATATtatatacacatttttattattaataaggTTTGAATTGACGCACTACAGAGCAGATTTGCTGAACACACAATCAAATAAAGTAATATCATGTTGACATGGTCAATTTTCATCACCAGAATAAAGGTGGCATCAATCTTGTTgtattgtttgtaaaaaaaaaatctgccgtgaatttaaatttaatttggaTCAATTTAACTAATGCCCCTGATATTCTGTATGATATAGTGTTATACTACACTAAcacaacactaaaacaaaaagccaaacatttatactttaattaaaaatagaTGACGTATATGCTACATGTATATATCAGCATGAATGATGGGACTGTAACTGCTTTAGTTCCTGTGTGAATAACAACAACTTCAAAATGATATTTGGATCTGGAATCAGAGTGACTGTACTGACCAGTAAGTGTATCATTAACACGTCTTTACGTTAAACTGCATTTCaccatttaaaataaatattctaGAATTGAAACAGACAATATGAAATTCTCAATGATGCgaatgagattttctttttcactccaTTTTTTCATCAAATGTAAATTATACACGTGTTAGGAAGTCTGtgttaaatatcaaaataagcTTTTACATCACAGACATGGAAACCTAAACTCCATTATTAACTCATTATTTAATAAGAGGAATGTAAGGATGTCACCTGTCACCACTTAGTTAGCTTTTAGGTGATTtgttaaaataacaatattaataatcatCATCTAAGTAattttataaaacataattacactTAGTTATGCACAAACTTATATTTACTTGtcataatgaaaaatgcatttctaACATTATAGTACTTGTCTACATATTCAACTTATTATAGTTTCATTtgatgaagcaaaaacaaaatgtgcaacaGCCAGAAAGAAACTGTCCAACACCACGACAACGGAGTAAACAAATTCATATTTAGTGCTGGAACTAAACTCATGGTGGAAGCAAGAGATCaacaaattattaaattaaattaaatgattaaaaaaccCTGTAAAACTCATTATACTACAAACTGTATTTCATCTACTCGGCTGAGTCGTTTTTGTAATTACACAATCTGTTGTGTGAATTACAGCGACAACAAAATCCTGTTTGGATCAGGATCAAAACTCGTCGTTGTGTTGAGTAAGttattaataaaacatctacACATATATGTTAGCGTACATGTTAGCGTTAGCAACcataaaactttaaatgtttctACAACAGCTTTATGATTAAAGCCGTGTCATCTTTAAAAGTACAGGCTCATAGTTTCTAATGGTGAATATAAGTAAGAGTATAAGTATATGTTACAGTACAAACTACTCCATAGTATTAAACATTACACTTAACATATGCTtaaatttataataattatactTTTTGTGTAGGCTGCCATACAATAGACTTAACTACATCAATACAGAAATAAAGCTTATACACTGCTAAAGTAAAATGATATGAGTAAGTAACATAATTAGgaaaattgattaattaattaagtacAAATATAGAACTATTACAAAGTATATGGTAAATATAGcaagtatatatacatatacagataCAGGTAAGTTCACCCTTCATGAACATGATACtgaaactttgacatttttgatataaaaacatgaactaGATAAAAACCAGCTTTTTaacaaaattcagaaaaaactaaatctgatttaaaaaaaagtaaaaataagttgtttttttttaacatggaGAATTTGAACTTTTGGCTTGTAAAGATGCTGAGATTATTTCAAACGTTGGACTTGAGCGGCGGATTACTGAAGCGTAGTTTCCCAGCAGCGGCTCGCTGCAGAGTGAGTTTCAGTCACTGTGTCCGTGAGCGACgtcttcttctgtggatttTGATGCAGTTTGagttgcttgtttttctttgtctggccacttttcttttaattactcATCTCTCGTTTtagcatctgtgtttgtttctttttcttttcccagaGGAATCGAGCAGAAAGCAGGATGAGCAGTTACACTGGAAACGTTTGTTCATGTGAGCTGATGTGTGTTTCAGGGGAGGATTACGAGCCGTCCTACTACAGACTGACGGAGGAGAACACCACGTTCTGCCTGGCAACCGGCTTCAGCAGATACAACGCACTCAGCAGCAAGACGGACTCGTTGAACTGGTCGCAGGTCGTCCGGATCTCAGGAGACTCTCTGTACAACAGTGTGGTTTTGTTTCCACACggtgaagatgaagaaaaatgtcCTGAAAGTAAGTGTGAGACATTTAATACAAAACTTCTTTATCATGAAATGAAGTGTTGTGTGACAACacctgacagaaataaaaacacaaactgaaggtGTGTGAATAtccagaggaagaaacagaaaagagaaaagatgtttttcttttcagctggAAAAATTAAACGGAAAATAGTGTGAAAAAACGTTTAAATgaggtttaaataaaaaaatatgtggaaGATGTGACGGACCTGGTCAATGAGTCTTTGAATGAGCGTCagagttttaaaacatttacagcttCTGACAATTATCACCATCAAAACTAATAATGACTTGTGTGTGATTTCTTCCAGAGGACGGTCAGCCCCCGGCCTGTGTCGAGCTACTGAAGAAAGGTTTGTACTGAGTCCGACTGAAGCGTCTGAACGTTCAGAGCTCGGTTTGTTTGGTGGTTTAATGTTGgtgatgttgttgtttccagGTCCGACGGTGAACACCGTGTCGCTGGTCGTCCTGGGCCTCAGACTGCTCTTCATCAAGACCGTCATCTTCAACTTCCTGATGACTCTGCGGCTGTGGATCAGTCAATGTGAGTCCGAAAGCACATCACTGTCAGACATTGTTGATTCTTATATTAGTTTATATTAAACACTTTATCATTTCCTCTGATTTCTCAGTAAATTCAGTCATATTTCAGTAAAGGCAAAGTTTTTTagatttcatttgaataatcatCTTCAACCGTCTCATGGTTCCAGTCTAAATGTGAGAGTTTGATACTTTGACTTGTTTTGCAGTGAATTTAATGTCTTATTGTTTCGGTCTTTAGAAgttgttttatataaataaatgaaaatcttctTCATGTCCAAAACCACTTcaactttgctgctttttttatttctgtaaagaCGTTTGTCGATAATCCTCAAAACTTCCAGCACAaatctttcacattaaaagccttccaGCCGCTTAAAGGGTATAATCCCTCCCTTTTCTAataggcttttaatgtgaaacatgtgCAGGAAGTTTTGAGTTTGGCTGACAGCAGCTTAAcaacaacttaaaaacaaagcaaagtagAATAAAGTCTGTTTGTGAAGACGCGGTTCATCAGATGTGACCTCAGACTGTTTAATGACCTCTCACGTTTTTGATCGTTCACCTCCAAACGTTTGTTCGCTCTTCCTGCGGTGAGGAGtcatcaaataaaaagaataagTTAGTTGGTTTTAGTTCTACTGTACATGTCAAAGGGGAATGTGTTTCAGTACTGAACTAAAACCACCACCTTCCAGAACCTGAACCATGAACCAGTTCCAGAACGGTACCAGTTCTATATGAAAATCATTTAGCCGACAGACAGGATTTATGATTGACAGTCCAGGAGACGGACACGTGAAGCATCGTCCACCAGACAAGGTGAACGTCAGTCCTCTTCTAACCTGTGTGTTAACGTCCAGTAGATCCAGTAGCTGCAGGTTCAGCTTTGGCTTTTGTGTTCGCCATAATAATTTTAACTCTCTGAGTTTTTGCAGTCATGAATATTAAAGGTGCAGAAACACAGATCAGGTCTGTCTTTAATGATACccacacagtgaaacacagacaggttTATCATTAATAAATCCTTTGACCTGAAACATCCAGCAAACCTGACTCGTCTCAAACATCCCATTTTTattgtcactgtttttgtttttaacttcacatattttttctttagatTAAAATCTTTCACGGCTCTAGATCAAAATTTCAACTTACAATTGAAACTTCTCCGGtttcattcacatgtttttcttgATGAAACTTTTTGGCTTCGACTCCGAACGTCTTCATAAAACAGACTCACGACTTTCTGGATTTCACGTGCGATTTGCTTCATAGTTAGAAACCTACAGACAGATGTTCTGTTTGTGGCGTCAGcagatgtttgtgtctcttGAACCATAATGAACAttcatttaatatattttttccatgttttgtgtttcaggatTCAGTTGATCTTCACCGAGTCGCTGCTCAGCTTCATGTCCGAGTCTCAAACGTCTGTATCATTTATAATAACATGTATAAATATCATGTCAGCTGTTCACCATACGTCTGTTAATATCGTCATACTGTTGTGATACATTAATGCATGTAGTTTGTATTAGTTTTGAGATGtttaaggtttttattttctcatattgtGATTGATGTTTTAGATGAATGAGTTTCTGCTGGTGTAAATGTCACAGTCATCGTCCTGTTCCACCAACTTACTTCTTAAACTTGTAACATTTCCTGTGACGTCACAATAAAAACTCAACAACAGACTGAatcattgttgtgttttattcatgagTTTAAATACAGTGTGTAGAAATGTGAGGTGGTGGCCCCTCCCCCGCGACACAAACTGGACaacaatatattaaataatatttctccaaagaagaaaatatgtcatgttttgtctgttgttcATGAACAGCAAGTAAACACGAGCGTTGTTGTAAACGTGGTTAGAGAACAACATAATGTGGGCGGAGAAGCTGCTGTTGTCACGTTGAAACAGGAAGGAACGAACACTGATGGAAGGAAACTCTCCTCAGGTAGAATTGTGTTCTGTAGCTTTAAAGCCTGAAACGTGGCTTCAATCTTTATTATTTCCCATatgacattaaatattcatgtgtGGGAGTGTTAGATCAGATCTGACTGACAGTAACTGTCATCAGCTCCTGACTCAAATGTTGCTTCAATCCTGATTGGTGCAACGGCTTTTTCTaaatgactcacacacacttcagaccAATGAGAGCGGCTCGTAGGATCTGGTCGCTCATAGCGAGAAACAGAGACATTATCTCACTggaacaacaaacaggaagctgCCGTCAAATCAGAAACACCTTGAATATGAAACTTTACACATTAAAGTTCTGCTGAGAGAAACGTCTCAGGTATGAAAACACGGAttatatgaaatgaaatcaacatTTAACTGTCACTGTGTGATGGGGTCATGTGATCACTTCTGATGTCAGTCATTGTTTTCTATGAAGGCGTTTGTCTTCCCACACAATGAGTCAAActgtaacgtgtgtgtgtgtgtgtgtgtgtgtgtgtgtgtgtgtgtgtgtgtgtgtgtgtgtgtgtgtgtgtgtgtgtgtgtgtgtgtgtgtgtgtgtgtgtgtgtgtgtgtgtgtgtgtgtgtgtgtgtgtgtgtgtgtgtgtgtgtgtgtgtgtgtgttgttgttgttttccattcACCACTCACATTAATCAGTGACTCCTTCCCAGATGTTGAGTGTGTCACTGGGAGGTCGCGGTCTCCatcttgtttcctctcagaGCTCCTCATGTCTCATATCACtggtcacatttattcacatgtCGATCCGAACTctcaaactgatctccaaaACCAATCAGATCAATCAGATCATTCAACAACACGTCAAATATCAACATCCTGAGTCGTgattcagtcagacctgaacacaccgCTGTGAATCAACCTTCATAAACCTGATTAtcaaccagagaagaagaagctcctcagtcagtgGTCAGTGATAAAATACAtccaacaaacaggaagttcaaACAGATCAttcagtttaattcattttccaaaaaggaaacaaacatggGCTGAACGAAGTAGAACCagctcctcgtggtcgtatccctccgccactcggaCTAGTTCCATGTCACATCTGTTTATCTTACtatagaaaatatgaaacatcaGTTTGAggttttgtcataattgctgtgaagccTTGAGTagtggctaaaaagtgttttgtgaggtcacactgacctttgacctttgacccccaaagtCTGATCAGTTCctccaggtgaacgtttgtgACACATTTGAGCTGAAGAATATCGCTCATGTTGAAGCCCACAGTTTAACtcactgtatccatggcaacatgtttcctgtttgttagaAAAGTTTAGTCTCTATCTGTTCTGTTATCACTGCACGTCGCCTACAGCTGGTCTGCTGTAAACAAACCTGACAGTAACTATGGCAACACATTCGCAGTAGATTTACTGAGTGAAGTTGAGTTGTTAAAGTTTGAACTATTCATCCATTGTTTGCACATTCTCTGGTTATTATGtgatgtatatgtatatgatcatatattttattttctttgcaccTTGTACTTTGCACATCAAACTAACGTGTAACCACCTTTTCTTTGTGCTGtatttaaattgattaatttgcTGTTGAGTTGTTGCATCTTGGTCCTGAAGCCTGAGCAGCTGTGACTATAATCTATTAATCTATAATCTATCATCTATAATCTGTCATGTTAAtaagagacagagcaggactCAGTGTCTCTGCggtttcctgtttgttctgctgcagagatCAGAAAGTGTCTCTGTGAGGAATGAAAGTgagaacattttaaatcaacagCACATTCACTTATTAGATTCAGAAATACACAGtttggccaaaagtatgtggtGAGGTCCAGcactgatgatggtgatgaggtgTGGGTCACGggttgaggtcagaggtcagaggacgCCAGGTGACTTCTTCCACAACAAACTGGGAAACATTTCTTCATGCAGCTGCTGTGAGTTGAAACTCAAACTGtgacactgagctgcagcatcGAGTCTTTTCACTACAGATAAAACTAATGACCGAACAGGTGGTGTTGTTGTGGTCGAGGTGGACGGAGCAGGACTGTGGGAACACGGTTCACTTCCTGTTGCAATGTGTTGTGGGTAAAGATGGTCTGAGCTTAATCAACATCACAGCCAGTGTCGACACGTCCAGCCGACATCTCGtgttgagcagcagctgaatagTTCAGTTTCGATGCGTGTCATAGGTCGTCCGTCAGCAGCTTGTACGACACGTAGTCTTATTGTTACGTACAGAAACTGAGAGAGTCCAGAATCGCAAATCAGTTTTTATCccgttatctcaagataacgAATCTCATTATCCCGAGATAACGAGATTttatcaggagaaaatgattttgtctGAACCTCATACACGAAGTGGCAGTAACACCTTAGCAACAGTCCTTAGCAACTCGTTAGCTGACGAGGACTGATCTGGCACGtctgattaataataattataatgagaaaacaagctcTGTTATCTTAAGATAACTCGTTATCTCGTTAACGAGCTTTATTATCTAACCGTTGGATGAAGTACTGGAATACTTAGGGAAGTGGGAGGGGCTTGATCTGGGAGCTGCCCAATAACGTGACTTCGCAGTGATAAGAGTCGGGGTCATCACGGCTGTCGGAGCGATCCTCACATGATGCAACAGTCCTTCCTCTGCAGATCCTAAATCATGGAGTCTGTGTTGGAGAGAGCATCGTATCCATGTCAACTAAAGTCAGTGATGAAGGTTTGATCCGGTTAAACTTCTTtaactgctaaatgcttcaTTTGGTTGTTTTCAATATGTACGTTTACCACCGGCCTTTATCTCACAACCAAAGATGATgaaactctgtttttaaataaatagatcAAAACTTTaatgagaagaaagaaaacgtGTTGAACTTGTAGTTTTCAGTTGTGATCGCTCAGATCCTCTGAtctctgaatgtgtgtcatCACCTCCAGGTCTCAACCAGACTGAATGGAAACAATGAAACCCACAGAGTGAAcgc encodes:
- the LOC130178948 gene encoding M1-specific T cell receptor alpha chain-like isoform X6 — protein: MIFGSGVQLRVQTREDYEPSYYRLTEENTTFCLATGFSRYNALSSKTDSLNWSQVVRISGDSLYNSVVLFPHGEDEEKCPEKDGQPPACVELLKKGPTVNTVSLVVLGLRLLFIKTVIFNFLMTLRLWISQ
- the LOC130178948 gene encoding M1-specific T cell receptor alpha chain-like isoform X3, with protein sequence MMSYCSAFLNCVTGVGSQKIQFGSGTKLIVHDREDYEPSYYRLTEENTTFCLATGFSRYNALSSKTDSLNWSQVVRISGDSLYNSVVLFPHGEDEEKCPEKDGQPPACVELLKKGPTVNTVSLVVLGLRLLFIKTVIFNFLMTLRLWISQ
- the LOC130178948 gene encoding M1-specific T cell receptor alpha chain-like isoform X2 codes for the protein MFVLSCSVSLCHDASQCVNDGTRKLIFGRGTELKIQNREDYEPSYYRLTEENTTFCLATGFSRYNALSSKTDSLNWSQVVRISGDSLYNSVVLFPHGEDEEKCPEKDGQPPACVELLKKGPTVNTVSLVVLGLRLLFIKTVIFNFLMTLRLWISQ
- the LOC130178948 gene encoding M1-specific T cell receptor alpha chain-like isoform X5, with the translated sequence MYSVNDAARKLIFGRGTKLFVQSREDYEPSYYRLTEENTTFCLATGFSRYNALSSKTDSLNWSQVVRISGDSLYNSVVLFPHGEDEEKCPEKDGQPPACVELLKKGPTVNTVSLVVLGLRLLFIKTVIFNFLMTLRLWISQ
- the LOC130178948 gene encoding M1-specific T cell receptor alpha chain-like isoform X1; this encodes MIKKPCKTHYTTNCISSTRLSRFCNYTICCVNYSDNKILFGSGSKLVVVLREDYEPSYYRLTEENTTFCLATGFSRYNALSSKTDSLNWSQVVRISGDSLYNSVVLFPHGEDEEKCPEKDGQPPACVELLKKGPTVNTVSLVVLGLRLLFIKTVIFNFLMTLRLWISQ
- the LOC130178948 gene encoding M1-specific T cell receptor alpha chain-like isoform X4; protein product: MLLTRCVNRNNYKLLFGSGVSVSVTTREDYEPSYYRLTEENTTFCLATGFSRYNALSSKTDSLNWSQVVRISGDSLYNSVVLFPHGEDEEKCPEKDGQPPACVELLKKGPTVNTVSLVVLGLRLLFIKTVIFNFLMTLRLWISQ